In Gadus chalcogrammus isolate NIFS_2021 chromosome 1, NIFS_Gcha_1.0, whole genome shotgun sequence, the sequence AGCTGGCCAGTCTTCAGCTCCACGCCAACGCCATCGAGGACGTTGGAGGGGCGTTCAAGGGTCTGAAGTCTCTGGCCGTACTGGACATGAGGAAGAACAACCTTCGCGAGATGCCCAAGAGCCTTCCGGAGAGCCTCCACCAGCTTTATCTGGGCTCTAATAAGATAGAGAGCGTTCCTGCCGACTTTCTGAGCATGCATCCCAAATTGCAGTTCTTAAGGTTGAGTAGTAACATGCTAACAGATGAGGGTATTCCATCCAATGTGTTTAATGTGAGCACGCTGGTGGAACTGGACCTTTCCCACAACAAACTGGAAAGGATCCCCATGTTGAGCAGGGACCTGGAGTACCTCTACCTAGAGGCCAATCGTATTAAAGGTAGGTTCATGCATCAGTTTAAGATTTTTGATTATTCATAGTAATATGCCATCTCAATATAATTATACCAATAAttctactactaataataatatacgACCATtaatacaactactactactactactactactactactattaatcctactactactactgctaataataataataacattgatAATAATATATGGCAAGTAACATTTAGCTTTTTCggaaaaaaagttatatataaaaaaatgccTTTACAGATCGACAAACCATTCCATGTTTCTCTTTTTCCCCTTCTCTTTACTTTCAGAATTCTCTTTGAGCAGTTTTTGCAGTGTGGTAGACATGACCAACTTCTCAAAATTGAGAGTGCTGCGTTTGGATGCAAATAAGATTAGTGCCAGAGACATTCCAACTGAAGCCGTCTACTGTTTGCGCCTTGCTGCCTCCATAAATGTTTAGGATCTTCTATCATATCTCATCAATTTATCAATGGAGATATGTCCCAAGGTAACCCGTGCCTTCTATAAAAGCCTCTATCATAAATTGATTTAGAACCACGTTACGTCTATTTCGATTTTGAACTGTATCCCAGTTGTGTTTTTAGATGTTTTCTgactttgtttttctgtttttctgtaTGCCAGATGAAAGCCATAACTAAATAAGTTAAATTAAGTGTGTTATTCACAAAATCCTTATCAAATGTTCATGTCTTCCCAAGTTAAAATGTCACTAGTCATAACTGATTATGACATGGTGAGGATTATTTTGGTCCCTTTGCTTCCATCCTGTGGAGTAAAACAGTCTTACAGCAGGAAAGGAATGAACTGATGATTCTCATTAGCGTGTTTAAAGGGAAGAGAAATGTCTTGTGAAGGCTACTTTCTGTGTTTTAAACATCACTCACAGCTCTTTTTCATAATTTCACAAAGTATCTTCAATAAAACGGTGAATTGTATTTCCATTTAAAGAATGTAGCGTAAAAGTAAACAAATTAATCGGTGTACGATTATATATGACAATAACTATTATGcaaatgttcatgtttttctCTCACTAAATGAAGTGACCATGTGTCTATGCAAATATGAAGCATGTGTAGAGCCCTTGGATAACACCATCAATATAAATATCTGACACAGCCAAATGTTCTCTTTGTTGTGGTAAGCCTAAACTTAAAAACAGCTGTTTCACAGCTCCCTCCAAGTcagaaaggtagagagacagaggagagagcgacTGAGCAAGAATTGAAGAAAAAGGAAAGATAGAAGGAAAGAAGAAATCAAGAAAGGAAAACAAG encodes:
- the fmodb gene encoding fibromodulin, which encodes MRAAGLLFMVCLVDLNLAQGVNQLQWLAQLRGRWHRPQALWANGQDQDCPLECDCPAKYPAAMYCHGRNLHHVPYVPSHIKYVYLQRNHITGIQDGVFDNATNLVWLVLFQNRLNSDKIGKNVFGKLRQLERLYLDHNELSRVPSNLPKSIKELRLGNNQISKIQAESFEGMTELASLQLHANAIEDVGGAFKGLKSLAVLDMRKNNLREMPKSLPESLHQLYLGSNKIESVPADFLSMHPKLQFLRLSSNMLTDEGIPSNVFNVSTLVELDLSHNKLERIPMLSRDLEYLYLEANRIKEFSLSSFCSVVDMTNFSKLRVLRLDANKISARDIPTEAVYCLRLAASINV